One Planktothrix serta PCC 8927 DNA segment encodes these proteins:
- a CDS encoding aminotransferase class I/II-fold pyridoxal phosphate-dependent enzyme, with translation MINLLQSVSQLSSEEKRSLLAELLQKKAKSVLLPEIAVEYYQIEQFPEYLHLKQQQQELADLGLGNPFFTPQEGIANDQARIQGQDYINFATYNYLGMCGDPIVSQAAKEAIDRYGTSACASRLLSGEKVIHQELERAIADFIGVEDSIVFVGGHATNVTTVGHLFGQHDLILHDALSHNSLLQGALLSGATAIAFPHNDCQALGRILQERRSRYQRVLIIVEGVYSTDGDIANLPEFIEVKKRHKAFLMVDEAHSIGVLGKHGRGMVEHFGINPHDVDLWMGTLSKSFASCGGYIAGSQALIEYLKYTAPGFVFSVGISPPNAASVIAAINLLKTEPQRVEQLHQRAKLFLNLAKDQGLNTGLSQDSPVIPIIVGDSWASVQLSQNLFHRGINVPFMFYPSVPKNAARLRFFITCNHTEEQIRYTVDTLAEEVAKLPQNQ, from the coding sequence ATGATTAATTTATTACAATCTGTCAGTCAGTTGTCCTCCGAAGAAAAGCGATCGCTACTGGCGGAATTACTTCAAAAAAAAGCGAAATCTGTCCTTCTTCCTGAGATTGCGGTTGAATATTATCAAATCGAACAATTTCCCGAATATCTCCACCTGAAACAACAACAGCAAGAACTAGCAGACTTGGGACTAGGAAATCCCTTTTTTACTCCCCAGGAAGGAATTGCTAATGATCAAGCTAGGATTCAAGGTCAGGACTATATTAATTTTGCCACTTATAATTATTTAGGAATGTGTGGCGATCCGATTGTTTCCCAAGCAGCAAAAGAGGCTATTGATCGCTATGGAACCTCCGCTTGCGCCAGTCGGTTATTATCGGGTGAAAAGGTTATTCATCAAGAATTAGAACGAGCAATTGCTGATTTTATTGGGGTAGAAGATAGTATTGTTTTTGTTGGGGGCCATGCCACTAATGTTACAACGGTCGGGCATTTATTCGGACAACATGATTTGATTTTACATGATGCTCTGAGTCATAATAGTTTATTACAAGGAGCGTTATTATCTGGGGCAACGGCCATCGCATTTCCTCATAATGATTGCCAAGCTCTAGGTCGAATATTGCAAGAACGGCGTTCTCGTTATCAACGGGTTTTAATTATTGTAGAAGGAGTCTATAGTACCGATGGAGATATTGCCAATTTACCGGAATTTATAGAAGTTAAAAAACGTCATAAAGCGTTTTTAATGGTGGATGAAGCGCACTCGATTGGAGTATTAGGAAAACACGGTCGGGGTATGGTCGAACATTTTGGGATTAATCCCCATGATGTAGATTTATGGATGGGAACTTTAAGCAAATCCTTTGCTAGTTGTGGAGGATATATTGCCGGATCTCAAGCATTAATTGAATATCTCAAATATACCGCCCCTGGATTTGTTTTTAGCGTGGGAATTTCCCCACCCAATGCAGCATCTGTGATCGCAGCAATTAATCTGTTAAAAACCGAACCTCAACGGGTTGAACAGTTACATCAACGGGCTAAACTTTTTTTAAATTTAGCCAAAGATCAAGGGTTAAATACAGGGTTGAGTCAAGATTCTCCCGTAATTCCGATTATTGTAGGCGATTCTTGGGCCTCTGTTCAACTGTCTCAAAATTTGTTCCACCGAGGAATTAATGTACCCTTTATGTTTTATCCTTCAGTTCCTAAAAATGCAGCCCGGTTGCGATTTTTTATTACTTGTAACCACACGGAAGAACAAATTCGTTATACTGTAGACACTCTTGCCGAAGAAGTCGCAAAATTGCCACAAAATCAATGA
- a CDS encoding B12-binding domain-containing radical SAM protein, with protein sequence MRVLLIYPIFPKSFWSFEKALALVNRKALLPPLGLITVAAILPQDWEFKLVDRNVREITEAEWNWAELVIISAMIVQKEDFLEQIREGKRRGKKVAVGGPYPTSTPQEAEVAGADYLVLDEGEITLPLLVEAIQRGDEKGVFRIEGDKPDVTGTPIPRFDLLDKEAYDMISLQYSRGCPFQCEFCDIIVLYGRKSRTKTPAQLLAELDRLKELKFSQGVFLVDDNFIGNKRNVKLLLKELKVWMKENNYPFRITTEASIDLAEDQELMDLMVECNFRSVFLGIETPDEDSLNLTKKYQNTRTSLSESVEKIIRSGLRVMAGFIIGFDGEETGAGDRIVRFVEKTTIPIAMFSMLQVLPNTALWHRLKKEGRLIEETGNANQTTLMNFLPTRPLEEIASEYVNGFFELYDPQRYLDRTYRHFMMIGEPKTNSIGSKLVDWPTMRALFILCWYQGVVRETRWTFWRYLWNILRHKPRVLDHYLVVCAQLEHFYDYRRVVKVEIEQQLKEQRVETQRQLSSIAQ encoded by the coding sequence ATGCGTGTTCTTCTAATTTATCCGATTTTCCCCAAAAGTTTCTGGTCATTTGAAAAAGCTCTTGCTTTAGTCAACCGCAAAGCTTTACTTCCGCCGTTAGGTTTAATTACTGTCGCGGCAATCTTACCCCAAGATTGGGAGTTTAAATTAGTAGACCGTAACGTTCGAGAGATTACAGAAGCGGAATGGAATTGGGCAGAATTGGTAATAATTTCCGCCATGATTGTCCAAAAAGAAGATTTTTTGGAGCAAATTCGAGAAGGAAAACGGCGGGGTAAAAAAGTTGCCGTTGGCGGCCCTTATCCCACATCAACACCCCAAGAAGCAGAAGTCGCAGGCGCGGATTATTTGGTTTTAGATGAAGGGGAAATTACCTTACCTTTATTAGTAGAAGCAATACAACGGGGGGATGAAAAGGGTGTTTTTCGCATAGAAGGAGACAAACCCGATGTCACAGGAACTCCTATCCCTCGTTTTGATTTATTGGATAAAGAAGCTTATGATATGATTTCTTTACAATACTCTCGTGGCTGTCCATTTCAGTGTGAATTTTGCGATATTATTGTATTATATGGACGCAAATCTCGAACGAAAACTCCGGCTCAACTTTTAGCCGAATTAGATCGGTTAAAAGAGTTAAAGTTTAGTCAGGGTGTTTTCTTGGTTGATGATAACTTTATTGGCAATAAACGCAATGTAAAGTTATTACTTAAGGAATTAAAAGTTTGGATGAAGGAAAATAATTATCCCTTCCGTATTACCACAGAAGCTTCTATTGATTTAGCCGAAGATCAAGAATTAATGGATTTAATGGTTGAGTGTAATTTTAGATCTGTATTTTTAGGAATTGAAACCCCCGATGAAGATAGCCTCAATTTAACTAAAAAATATCAAAATACTCGAACTTCCCTGAGTGAATCCGTTGAAAAAATTATCCGGTCTGGGTTACGGGTGATGGCGGGATTTATTATTGGCTTTGATGGGGAAGAAACAGGAGCAGGCGATCGCATTGTGCGATTTGTAGAAAAAACAACAATTCCGATTGCGATGTTTAGTATGTTGCAAGTTTTACCGAATACCGCCCTTTGGCATCGTTTAAAAAAAGAAGGGCGATTAATTGAGGAAACCGGGAATGCTAATCAAACCACATTAATGAATTTTCTTCCCACTCGACCGCTTGAAGAAATAGCGAGTGAATATGTAAATGGATTTTTTGAATTATACGATCCACAACGGTATTTAGATCGCACCTATCGTCATTTTATGATGATCGGAGAGCCGAAAACTAATTCCATTGGCAGTAAATTAGTAGATTGGCCAACTATGCGAGCCCTATTCATTTTATGTTGGTATCAAGGGGTTGTGCGGGAAACTCGTTGGACATTTTGGCGCTATTTATGGAATATTCTTCGACATAAACCCAGGGTTTTAGATCATTATTTAGTTGTTTGTGCCCAGTTAGAACATTTCTATGATTATCGCCGAGTTGTCAAAGTTGAAATTGAACAACAACTTAAAGAGCAACGAGTAGAAACCCAACGTCAGCTATCGAGTATTGCTCAATAG
- a CDS encoding polyamine ABC transporter substrate-binding protein, which yields MVASSLSSCGWTLAEVKTTPNTQVSSDTLYIYTWSGYTDQDLLDRFREETGLKVVADVFDSNESMLARLQAGGAGAYSVIYPSEYMAQKMIKLGLLAELDRSLLVGLEDLFPQFQDPNYDPGGRFSVPISWGTTGLIFNPNTLKTSPEDWDYLWQNQDKLSKRITLLNDVREVMGATLRMLGYSYNATDPNQIRQAYEKLVKLRPAIASFTTDSWRPQMIVGDLLIAMCYSSDAAEIMEENEDLRYITPYSGSSLWIDTMVIPKSAPNPDGAYQWINFMLQPDVAATLVKRLKFATPSKFAYQKLPKSLRNDPTLFPPESVIARSESISPVGKANEIYERYWTRLTS from the coding sequence ATGGTGGCATCGTCCCTCTCAAGCTGTGGTTGGACGTTAGCTGAGGTCAAAACAACCCCAAACACTCAGGTTTCCTCAGATACCTTGTACATCTACACTTGGTCTGGCTACACGGATCAAGATTTATTAGATCGTTTTCGAGAGGAAACAGGGTTAAAAGTTGTGGCGGATGTCTTCGACTCTAACGAATCCATGTTGGCTCGGCTACAAGCAGGAGGAGCAGGTGCTTATAGTGTCATCTATCCTTCGGAATATATGGCTCAGAAAATGATCAAATTAGGGCTATTAGCTGAACTGGATCGCTCATTATTGGTGGGATTAGAAGATTTATTTCCGCAATTTCAAGACCCTAATTATGACCCAGGCGGTCGTTTTAGTGTGCCGATTAGTTGGGGAACAACGGGGTTAATTTTTAACCCGAATACTCTGAAAACATCCCCGGAAGATTGGGATTATCTTTGGCAAAATCAAGATAAATTATCAAAGCGGATAACCTTGCTCAATGACGTTCGGGAAGTCATGGGAGCCACCTTGAGAATGTTAGGATATTCCTATAATGCCACTGATCCAAATCAAATTCGCCAAGCTTATGAAAAATTAGTTAAATTACGTCCGGCGATCGCTTCTTTTACTACAGATTCCTGGCGACCTCAAATGATTGTGGGGGATTTATTAATTGCCATGTGTTATTCTTCCGATGCAGCAGAAATTATGGAAGAAAATGAGGATTTAAGATATATTACCCCCTATAGTGGGTCATCCTTATGGATTGATACAATGGTGATTCCTAAAAGTGCTCCTAACCCCGATGGAGCCTATCAATGGATTAATTTTATGTTACAACCCGATGTAGCAGCAACTTTAGTTAAACGGTTAAAATTTGCCACTCCTTCTAAATTTGCCTATCAAAAATTACCGAAAAGTTTAAGAAATGATCCGACATTATTCCCACCAGAATCAGTGATTGCTAGGAGTGAAAGTATTTCCCCCGTCGGTAAAGCCAATGAAATTTATGAACGGTATTGGACACGATTAACCAGTTAA
- a CDS encoding ABC transporter permease has product MAISTKTPMTPAPTPVKKGWRQLASQLIGPFTLLGPSGLWLLLLLVLPTLLIFELSLVEDIRPGDLVIPNGIGNYLRVFEPINLLVIGRSLFYALGTTILCLILGFPVAYWIAQLAPKPWRNVILLAFVLPLWTSSLLRTYAWITILRPTGVLNSILGLIGLPGLELLNRTPAVLIGMAYSYLPYMVTVLYASLEKLDGRLLEASADLGAKPVETFWKVTVPQTLPGIAAGSLLVFISSMGDFVDPELLGGASSMTVSRLIYNQFLGSTQNWGFGSALSMVLILGVSIAIALLIKYGDARPSR; this is encoded by the coding sequence ATGGCTATTTCAACAAAAACTCCGATGACTCCTGCTCCAACACCTGTTAAAAAGGGATGGCGACAACTCGCCTCTCAACTGATTGGCCCTTTCACCTTATTAGGGCCTTCTGGGTTGTGGTTATTACTATTATTAGTATTACCCACTTTATTAATTTTTGAACTGAGTTTAGTTGAAGATATTCGTCCTGGGGATCTGGTTATTCCTAATGGAATTGGTAATTATTTACGAGTCTTTGAGCCGATTAATTTATTAGTGATTGGGCGATCGCTCTTTTATGCCTTGGGGACAACAATTCTCTGTTTAATATTAGGATTTCCCGTCGCTTATTGGATTGCCCAATTAGCCCCGAAACCCTGGCGAAATGTGATTTTATTGGCGTTTGTTTTACCTTTATGGACATCTTCTTTATTAAGAACCTATGCCTGGATTACAATATTAAGACCAACAGGAGTATTAAATTCTATCTTAGGATTAATTGGATTACCTGGATTAGAACTTTTAAATCGAACTCCGGCGGTTTTAATTGGCATGGCCTATAGTTATTTACCCTATATGGTCACGGTTTTGTATGCCTCTTTAGAAAAATTAGATGGGAGATTATTAGAAGCTTCGGCAGATTTGGGGGCGAAACCTGTAGAAACTTTTTGGAAAGTTACAGTTCCCCAAACTTTACCCGGAATTGCCGCCGGGTCATTGTTGGTTTTTATTAGTTCAATGGGGGATTTTGTAGACCCGGAATTATTAGGGGGAGCATCGAGTATGACGGTTTCTCGATTAATTTATAACCAATTTTTAGGCTCAACTCAAAATTGGGGTTTTGGTTCAGCTTTGAGTATGGTATTAATTTTGGGGGTGAGTATTGCGATCGCACTTTTAATTAAATATGGAGATGCTAGACCTTCTCGCTAA
- a CDS encoding ABC transporter permease gives MQEIKQQPEEMLDMASKPKFRISWQVIFVGLMFLYMYLPIFVLTFYSFNKSRYSAGWQGFTLEWYIKLFQDTRILSALKNSLTVGICAVGIAAVIGTLMAVGLARYRFPGKGLYQGISYLPLIIPDIAIAVSTLVFLAAVAIPLSLWTIVSAHVVFCLAYVALVVSTRLADLDPYLEEAALDLGATPIEAFIQVLLPQLMPGIVSGCLLAFVLSMDDFLIASFTAGSGANTLPMEIFSRIRTGVKPDINALSVILILASGFLALFGEYLRSQGEGKRIKN, from the coding sequence ATGCAAGAAATTAAACAACAACCAGAGGAGATGCTTGATATGGCTTCTAAACCAAAGTTTAGAATTTCTTGGCAGGTGATTTTTGTCGGTTTGATGTTTCTTTATATGTACTTGCCGATTTTTGTATTAACATTTTATAGTTTTAATAAATCTCGATATAGTGCTGGTTGGCAGGGATTTACCTTAGAATGGTATATTAAATTATTCCAAGATACGAGAATTTTAAGTGCTTTAAAAAATAGTTTAACGGTGGGAATTTGTGCGGTAGGAATTGCCGCAGTTATTGGCACATTAATGGCGGTAGGGTTAGCTCGTTATCGTTTCCCTGGGAAGGGATTATATCAAGGAATTTCCTATTTACCGTTAATTATTCCTGATATTGCGATCGCGGTTTCTACCCTGGTCTTTTTAGCCGCCGTTGCTATTCCTCTAAGTTTATGGACAATTGTATCGGCCCATGTTGTTTTTTGTTTAGCCTATGTTGCTTTAGTGGTTTCAACCCGGTTAGCGGATTTAGATCCTTATTTAGAAGAAGCCGCATTAGATTTAGGTGCAACTCCAATAGAAGCTTTTATTCAAGTCTTATTACCTCAATTAATGCCGGGGATTGTATCAGGATGTTTACTGGCTTTTGTATTAAGTATGGATGATTTTTTAATCGCAAGTTTTACCGCCGGAAGTGGAGCTAATACTTTACCGATGGAAATCTTTAGTCGGATTAGAACAGGGGTAAAACCGGATATTAATGCCTTGAGTGTAATCCTGATTTTAGCGTCTGGATTTTTAGCGTTATTTGGGGAATATTTACGCAGTCAAGGGGAAGGAAAGCGAATTAAAAATTAG
- a CDS encoding DNA cytosine methyltransferase, whose protein sequence is MIPGHSRRYFRKPYLKALSFFSGCMGLDLGLEREGIEILLACELDRAARKTIETNRPDLAIIGDIRDYSATEIREKAGLSLATEIDIIVGGPPCQAFSSAGKRQGFNDERGNVFLKFIDLITELQPRFAVIENVRGLLSAPLQHRPHEMRGKNFPSLSQDEKRGGALLFIIQRLKEAGYSISFNLYNAANFGSPQQRERVIITCNRDGEKLPYLTPTHSEKELYGLTRWRTLQEALEGLPKDGHHFVKFPEKRLKYYRLLKPGQYWRDLPTDLHQEALGASYHTGGGKTGFYRRLAWDKPSPTLVTHPAMPATDLAHPEEDRPLSIEEYKRIQEFPDDWIITGTLLDQYRQVGNAVPCSLGRSIARMLLTYLKGETPIVYPNFPYSRYHKTDDVSWMVETLGELEETLGKQLSLNLI, encoded by the coding sequence TTGATTCCTGGTCATAGCCGAAGGTATTTCAGGAAGCCATATCTAAAAGCGCTAAGTTTTTTTTCAGGCTGCATGGGTTTGGATTTGGGACTAGAAAGAGAAGGAATCGAAATACTTCTAGCCTGTGAACTTGATCGAGCAGCCCGAAAAACCATTGAAACAAATCGACCAGATCTCGCCATTATTGGGGATATCAGAGATTATTCAGCGACAGAAATTCGGGAAAAGGCAGGATTGAGTTTAGCCACAGAGATCGATATAATCGTTGGCGGCCCACCGTGTCAAGCGTTTAGTAGTGCGGGTAAGCGTCAGGGATTTAATGACGAACGTGGAAATGTTTTCTTAAAGTTTATTGATTTGATTACTGAACTTCAACCCCGATTTGCAGTAATTGAGAATGTCCGAGGATTACTATCTGCTCCGTTACAGCACAGACCCCATGAAATGAGGGGGAAGAACTTTCCATCTCTATCTCAAGATGAAAAAAGGGGGGGCGCACTCCTGTTTATCATTCAACGACTCAAAGAAGCCGGGTACAGCATTTCCTTCAATTTATATAATGCTGCTAATTTCGGGTCGCCACAACAGCGAGAAAGAGTAATTATTACTTGCAACCGGGATGGAGAAAAACTCCCCTATCTCACACCAACTCACTCAGAAAAAGAGTTATATGGTCTGACACGATGGCGAACATTGCAAGAAGCACTGGAAGGACTACCTAAAGATGGGCATCACTTTGTTAAGTTTCCTGAAAAACGACTCAAATACTATCGACTGTTGAAACCTGGACAATATTGGCGGGACTTACCAACAGACCTTCACCAAGAAGCACTTGGGGCTTCTTATCATACAGGTGGCGGGAAAACTGGTTTCTACCGGAGGTTAGCTTGGGATAAGCCTTCTCCGACCCTAGTAACCCATCCAGCTATGCCTGCAACTGACCTGGCGCATCCAGAAGAGGATAGACCCCTTAGTATTGAAGAGTACAAGCGAATACAAGAATTTCCTGATGATTGGATCATCACGGGTACTTTACTCGATCAATATCGGCAAGTCGGAAATGCAGTACCCTGTTCTTTGGGAAGATCTATCGCCAGAATGTTATTGACTTATTTGAAAGGAGAAACACCGATTGTTTATCCAAACTTTCCCTATTCGCGCTACCACAAGACTGACGATGTGAGTTGGATGGTTGAAACTCTAGGTGAGCTTGAAGAAACATTAGGAAAGCAACTTTCTTTGAATCTAATCTGA
- a CDS encoding SinI family restriction endonuclease yields the protein MEDAMLESEHKEKVCQLLFFINQFPKLLTTVKKKQDENDVTTQEKTNKEYFVDILKKYEYGRKEPNLKINKEPEIGGTIPDQMVRLILKKSEKCTDEEAEAHINSHILAMSAENLLGSLLERYIAGVIESYGWIWCRSEIILATDFIKFPTPPQEDTTPQEKWICLQVKNGDNTENSSSSKIREIFKDKDYKDRIDSKLWCRSDSKWELKRDSLKNNIYEKLGIEVTDKGTLEKLKKKLKKDPNLKHIKPIGSYQRLDTWIDLARQLGFNDLVNPPDKRNTNWDELNEMIGLSSDNCMSEEKLEKYISDLYKKDDKENHEQGT from the coding sequence ATGGAAGATGCCATGCTAGAGTCTGAACATAAAGAAAAAGTTTGCCAGCTACTTTTCTTTATAAATCAGTTTCCTAAACTCCTAACAACAGTAAAAAAAAAGCAAGATGAAAACGACGTAACAACACAAGAAAAGACCAATAAAGAATACTTTGTAGATATTCTAAAAAAATATGAATATGGTAGAAAAGAACCTAATTTAAAAATCAATAAAGAGCCAGAAATTGGCGGAACTATTCCGGATCAGATGGTTCGATTGATACTTAAAAAGAGTGAAAAATGTACTGATGAGGAAGCTGAAGCCCACATCAATAGTCATATTCTCGCAATGTCAGCAGAAAATCTTCTTGGAAGTCTTCTTGAGAGATATATTGCAGGTGTAATTGAAAGTTATGGCTGGATTTGGTGTCGTAGTGAGATCATCCTTGCGACTGATTTTATAAAATTTCCTACCCCACCTCAAGAAGATACCACACCTCAAGAAAAATGGATTTGTTTACAAGTCAAAAATGGAGACAATACGGAAAATAGCTCTAGCTCAAAAATTAGGGAGATATTTAAAGATAAGGATTATAAGGATCGTATTGATAGTAAACTTTGGTGTAGATCTGATTCTAAATGGGAACTGAAACGAGATAGTTTAAAAAATAACATATACGAAAAATTAGGAATAGAAGTAACGGATAAGGGTACACTGGAAAAGCTTAAGAAAAAGCTTAAGAAAGATCCAAATTTAAAACATATTAAACCAATAGGAAGTTATCAACGGTTGGACACATGGATTGATTTAGCACGACAGCTTGGTTTTAATGATTTAGTCAACCCACCCGATAAGCGAAATACAAATTGGGACGAACTTAATGAGATGATCGGTTTATCTAGTGATAACTGTATGTCGGAAGAAAAATTAGAAAAATATATCTCAGATCTGTATAAAAAGGATGATAAAGAAAACCATGAGCAGGGTACTTAG
- a CDS encoding glycosyltransferase family 39 protein, whose translation MESQIDPKLTFSDPHKNTKQVLLEQIPIALILLLAMGLRLYQLSTESVWIDEMLSIQDAQTFRLTLPYVRPFYYLLLKFWMLFGDSDAWLRGLSIVFSLGSIYFTYWLGCRIVGKSTGLIAAFLASVSPLFINHAQEIRMYTVISFLSVAGTVALTYTLEQPTYKSLTGWVIARIFLILTNPNNILILIADTVLLGWKFRKQPQYLLASGVGLSVISLFFLPILWSLTIGGTSDEFMKKQVEDYSKPGITQIVGMLTQFTVYWPLRNLLQSNQIILNKNELTDNTLLSQLFTIKTLSLLFYAGITAVLIVLLVISLLNLFSKYPSERLAWLATWAMIPAGLMLFISYYKNSVWFPRYLMLVAPYFLILIAAGFVVIWNWKKPIAVVIAIAYLIAVTGGLFDYYTKLYRNDWQGVAQYIYQNQKPNDLIVMQSTPNFFELSLPRYYPEKNKVYLLNHPGSEDKLTPAYIQQQLGGTLPLKSNLWFVCWLFCKETKGINQVFSTVEGEQFKVEEKKTFSSLEFQPIQVFKVTPVVIPTPSPNPQ comes from the coding sequence GTGGAATCCCAGATTGATCCCAAGTTAACATTTTCAGACCCCCATAAAAACACTAAACAAGTTTTACTGGAACAGATACCGATTGCATTGATTCTGTTACTAGCTATGGGACTGCGATTATATCAACTCAGTACCGAAAGTGTCTGGATTGATGAAATGCTCAGTATTCAGGATGCTCAAACCTTTCGCCTGACTCTACCTTATGTGCGTCCATTCTACTACTTGCTCCTCAAGTTCTGGATGCTGTTTGGTGATAGTGATGCTTGGTTACGGGGATTATCGATTGTTTTTAGCTTAGGAAGCATTTATTTTACCTATTGGTTGGGATGTCGCATTGTCGGTAAATCCACGGGGTTAATTGCTGCGTTTCTGGCGAGTGTATCCCCTTTATTTATTAATCATGCTCAAGAAATTCGGATGTACACGGTGATTTCGTTCCTCAGTGTGGCGGGAACCGTTGCGCTGACTTACACTCTTGAACAGCCGACTTATAAAAGTTTAACAGGGTGGGTAATTGCCCGAATTTTCTTAATATTAACGAATCCTAATAATATCTTAATCTTAATTGCTGATACGGTTTTATTAGGATGGAAATTTCGCAAACAACCTCAGTATTTGCTGGCTTCTGGTGTAGGTTTATCGGTGATTAGTTTGTTTTTCCTGCCGATTTTATGGTCGCTCACCATCGGAGGTACATCGGATGAGTTTATGAAAAAGCAAGTTGAGGACTACTCTAAACCCGGAATTACTCAAATTGTGGGAATGTTGACCCAATTTACAGTATATTGGCCCCTCAGAAATTTGCTTCAATCTAATCAAATTATCCTGAACAAAAATGAGTTAACGGATAATACGTTGTTAAGTCAATTATTCACTATTAAAACCCTATCTCTGCTTTTTTATGCTGGGATTACTGCCGTTTTGATTGTTTTATTAGTGATTTCCTTGTTAAATCTTTTCAGCAAATATCCTTCAGAAAGGTTGGCTTGGTTAGCAACTTGGGCGATGATACCTGCGGGGTTAATGTTGTTTATTTCCTATTATAAAAATTCGGTTTGGTTTCCCCGTTATCTGATGTTAGTTGCGCCCTATTTTCTAATTCTGATCGCTGCTGGATTTGTCGTGATTTGGAACTGGAAAAAGCCCATTGCTGTTGTGATTGCCATTGCTTATTTGATAGCAGTAACAGGAGGTCTTTTTGATTACTATACTAAACTGTATCGCAATGATTGGCAGGGAGTAGCCCAATATATTTATCAAAATCAAAAACCCAATGATTTGATTGTTATGCAATCAACACCAAACTTTTTTGAACTTTCTCTCCCTCGTTATTATCCCGAAAAAAATAAAGTTTATCTCCTCAACCATCCGGGTTCGGAGGATAAGTTAACCCCAGCTTATATTCAACAACAGTTGGGCGGTACTTTACCTTTGAAGTCGAATCTTTGGTTTGTTTGTTGGCTATTCTGTAAAGAAACTAAGGGGATAAATCAAGTATTCTCCACAGTAGAGGGAGAACAATTTAAAGTTGAAGAGAAAAAAACATTTAGTAGCCTTGAATTTCAACCGATTCAAGTATTTAAGGTAACTCCTGTTGTGATTCCGACACCATCCCCCAACCCTCAGTAA
- a CDS encoding glycosyltransferase family 2 protein, whose protein sequence is MDISQPPILKTPEPQKQYGDLIFGSRSLAVSIVVPIYNELESIPRLIAAIDSSMTSLGLSYELICVDDGSTDGSTELLKQEAAINSHLKAIILRRNYGQTAAMAAGFKYSQGQVIITIDGDLQNDPTDIPLLLTELGKGFDVVSGWRKNRQDAKITRLLPSRIANWLISKMTGVQLHDYGCSLKAYRTELIADMKLYGELHRFLPALAFIEGARITEIPVNHHARRFGQSKYGLDRTFRVVMDLLTISFIKKFLTRPMHVFGLLGMLAFAFGIIVGAYLSFVRLVLGEGIADRPLLIFAVLLTLTGIQLFCFGLLAELSMRTYHESQDRPIYRVREVIEANDNANKQTYS, encoded by the coding sequence ATGGATATTTCACAACCCCCGATTTTAAAAACGCCAGAACCTCAGAAACAATATGGAGATTTAATTTTTGGTTCCCGCTCTCTAGCTGTTTCTATCGTAGTACCTATTTACAATGAACTAGAAAGTATACCGCGATTAATAGCAGCGATTGATAGCAGTATGACTTCCTTGGGTTTAAGTTATGAATTGATTTGTGTAGATGATGGGTCAACCGATGGTTCGACTGAACTACTCAAACAGGAAGCAGCGATCAATTCTCATTTAAAAGCGATTATTCTGCGTCGCAATTATGGCCAAACCGCAGCGATGGCGGCGGGATTTAAGTATTCCCAGGGTCAGGTGATCATTACCATTGATGGTGATTTACAAAATGATCCAACGGATATTCCCCTTCTGTTAACAGAGTTGGGTAAGGGTTTCGATGTGGTCAGTGGTTGGCGTAAAAATCGACAAGATGCCAAAATTACCCGTTTGCTTCCCTCTCGTATTGCTAACTGGCTGATTAGTAAAATGACTGGGGTACAACTACATGACTATGGTTGTTCTCTCAAAGCCTACCGTACTGAATTAATCGCGGACATGAAACTCTATGGAGAATTACACCGATTTTTACCCGCTTTAGCGTTTATTGAAGGGGCGAGAATTACTGAAATCCCGGTTAACCATCATGCTCGTCGTTTTGGTCAGAGTAAATATGGTTTAGATCGTACCTTCCGCGTGGTGATGGATTTATTAACAATTTCCTTTATCAAAAAATTCCTGACTCGACCTATGCACGTTTTTGGTCTGTTAGGGATGTTAGCTTTTGCTTTTGGAATTATTGTTGGTGCTTATTTGAGCTTTGTTCGCCTGGTTTTGGGTGAAGGAATTGCTGATCGCCCTTTACTGATTTTTGCAGTATTACTGACCCTGACCGGAATTCAACTCTTTTGTTTTGGTCTATTGGCTGAACTTTCAATGCGAACCTATCACGAGTCTCAGGATCGACCCATTTATCGAGTTCGTGAAGTCATTGAAGCTAACGACAACGCTAACAAGCAAACCTACAGTTAA